In one window of Borrelia anserina Es DNA:
- the flhB gene encoding flagellar biosynthesis protein FlhB, which translates to MSAKNEFLSKYWYIPLNFFAAEDEGRTELPTEQKKQKAREDGQVLRSTEINAATTLLILFAVFFFMLSYFARELMDIFRWQADKLPEIMSISIYSLSFAYIRPMFGYLLLFLLVSFIVNFLINVIQVGFLITFKPVIPRWDRVSPNFSKWIKNSFGSFDAFFNLFKSLSKIAIISFIYYIMLKSNVSKISRMSEYSLENGISVILILAYRICFFSVMVLVGIGILDYLFQRARYIENLKMTKEEIKQERKEMEGDPLLRSRMRERMREILTTNLRIAVPQADVVITNPEHFAVAIKWDSDTMLAPRVLAKGQDEIAFVIKQIARENNIPVMVNKPLARGLYANVNVNEEIPREYWEVVSKILVKVYSIAKKFN; encoded by the coding sequence ATGAGTGCTAAGAATGAATTTTTAAGTAAATATTGGTATATACCTCTTAATTTTTTTGCTGCAGAGGATGAGGGCAGAACTGAACTTCCTACTGAGCAGAAGAAGCAAAAAGCAAGAGAGGATGGGCAAGTGTTAAGATCAACTGAAATTAATGCAGCAACTACTCTTTTGATATTATTTGCTGTATTTTTCTTTATGCTATCTTATTTTGCTCGAGAATTGATGGATATTTTTAGATGGCAAGCTGATAAGCTTCCAGAAATAATGTCTATTAGTATTTATTCATTGAGTTTCGCATATATCAGGCCGATGTTTGGATATTTGCTTTTATTTCTTTTAGTATCATTTATAGTGAATTTTTTAATTAATGTTATTCAAGTTGGTTTTTTGATAACCTTTAAACCTGTAATTCCTAGGTGGGATAGAGTAAGCCCAAACTTTTCAAAGTGGATAAAAAATTCTTTTGGTTCGTTTGATGCTTTTTTTAATTTATTTAAAAGTTTGTCAAAAATTGCTATAATATCTTTTATATATTATATTATGCTGAAAAGTAATGTAAGTAAAATATCGAGAATGTCTGAGTATAGTCTTGAAAATGGTATTTCTGTCATATTAATTCTTGCTTATAGAATATGTTTTTTTTCAGTAATGGTGTTGGTGGGGATTGGTATACTGGATTATCTTTTTCAAAGAGCTCGTTATATTGAGAATTTAAAAATGACAAAAGAAGAGATAAAGCAAGAGAGAAAGGAAATGGAAGGGGATCCTCTGCTTCGTTCTAGAATGCGTGAGCGAATGAGAGAGATTTTAACTACTAATTTGAGGATAGCAGTTCCTCAAGCAGATGTGGTAATTACGAATCCTGAGCATTTTGCTGTTGCTATTAAGTGGGATAGTGATACTATGTTAGCACCGAGGGTGCTTGCAAAGGGGCAAGATGAAATTGCGTTTGTAATTAAACAAATTGCAAGAGAAAATAATATTCCTGTAATGGTAAATAAGCCGCTTGCAAGAGGTCTTTATGCTAATGTTAATGTTAATGAAGAAATTCCAAGAGAATATTGGGAGGTTGTTTCTAAAATTCTTGTGAAAGTATATTCTATTGCTAAAAAATTTAATTAG
- the fliR gene encoding flagellar biosynthetic protein FliR, which yields MDMNFLVLKAFVVLPVFVRIFLFLRFSPFFATIRMSYLNFFFALILSIIVADKINVVYPLDSLISFSLILVGEAILGLIQAFFVSIIFNVFHLIGFFFSNQMGLAYANIFDIFAEEDSLIISQIFTYLFLLLFLSNNVLLRFFMIGVHDSVLNVRVEHMVNIKNYEFIKLIFYSFAILFEKALVISFPILGILLLLYLILGILAKTSPQINLLMISFSVSLGLGLIVLYIGFPSLVMSVQRVIELALESMRSALNLFSETLE from the coding sequence ATGGATATGAATTTTTTAGTTTTAAAAGCTTTTGTAGTCCTACCTGTATTTGTTAGGATTTTTCTTTTTTTAAGATTTTCACCTTTTTTTGCGACTATTAGAATGAGTTATTTAAATTTTTTCTTTGCTTTAATTTTGTCGATTATTGTTGCAGACAAGATAAATGTTGTTTATCCTTTAGATAGTTTGATTTCATTTTCATTGATATTGGTAGGGGAAGCCATTTTAGGTCTTATTCAGGCTTTTTTTGTAAGTATAATTTTTAATGTCTTTCATTTGATTGGATTTTTTTTCTCAAATCAGATGGGGCTTGCTTACGCAAATATTTTTGATATTTTTGCAGAAGAAGATAGTTTGATAATATCTCAGATATTTACTTATCTTTTTTTGCTTTTATTTTTATCAAATAATGTTTTGTTGCGTTTCTTTATGATTGGAGTTCATGATTCTGTTTTAAATGTTAGAGTTGAGCATATGGTTAATATCAAAAATTATGAGTTTATTAAATTAATATTTTATTCTTTTGCTATTCTTTTTGAAAAGGCTTTAGTGATTTCATTTCCAATATTGGGAATACTTTTACTTTTGTATCTGATTTTAGGTATACTTGCAAAGACTTCTCCTCAGATTAACTTGTTAATGATTAGTTTTTCAGTGTCATTGGGGTTGGGATTAATTGTTTTATATATTGGTTTTCCAAGTTTGGTCATGTCTGTTCAAAGGGTAATTGAACTTGCTTTAGAATCTATGAGAAGTGCTTTAAATTTATTTTCTGAGACCTTGGAATGA
- the fliQ gene encoding flagellar biosynthesis protein FliQ, whose protein sequence is MTTGQIVHLIRISIENIIILSAPMLITALIVGLLVSIFQAVTSIQDQTLSFIPKIIIILLTLVIFGPWILKKLMQFAFLVFSQIQYM, encoded by the coding sequence ATGACAACAGGACAAATTGTTCATCTAATTAGGATTTCTATTGAGAATATTATTATTCTTTCAGCACCGATGTTAATTACAGCTCTTATAGTTGGTCTTTTAGTTTCAATTTTTCAAGCTGTTACATCAATTCAAGATCAAACTCTTAGTTTTATTCCCAAGATTATTATAATACTTTTAACTCTTGTTATATTTGGTCCTTGGATTTTAAAAAAGCTTATGCAATTTGCTTTTTTGGTTTTTAGTCAAATACAATATATGTAA
- the fliP gene encoding flagellar type III secretion system pore protein FliP (The bacterial flagellar biogenesis protein FliP forms a type III secretion system (T3SS)-type pore required for flagellar assembly.), giving the protein MFNLNRKLSFFLFFGVIDFSFAQTKSFQTTTGINFPFVDFVNSVGGGIIFPLQLLLVLTIITLAPAFLVLMTSFLRIVIVLDFIRKALSLQQSPPNQVIMGLALFLTLFTMWPTFNIIYKDAYLPLKDSKIGFNEFYDKGIAPLRNFMYKQMSNSRHDEIKLFMSMSNYSRPKNFSEVPTHILIVSFVLHELKVAFKMGILIFLPFIVIDIIVSVVLMAMGMIMLPPVMISLPFKLILFVMVDGWTLITSGLVKSFM; this is encoded by the coding sequence ATGTTCAATTTAAATAGAAAATTAAGTTTTTTTTTGTTTTTTGGGGTTATAGATTTTTCATTTGCTCAAACTAAGTCTTTTCAGACTACTACTGGTATAAATTTTCCTTTTGTTGATTTTGTAAATTCTGTCGGTGGTGGGATAATTTTTCCTTTACAACTTTTATTAGTATTAACTATAATAACTCTTGCTCCGGCTTTCTTAGTTTTAATGACATCCTTTTTAAGGATAGTAATAGTATTAGATTTTATTAGGAAGGCATTATCCCTTCAGCAGTCTCCACCCAATCAGGTAATAATGGGACTGGCTTTATTTTTAACTCTTTTTACTATGTGGCCAACTTTTAATATAATATATAAAGACGCATATTTGCCTCTTAAGGATTCAAAAATAGGTTTTAATGAATTTTATGATAAAGGTATTGCTCCACTTAGAAATTTTATGTATAAGCAGATGTCTAATAGCAGGCATGATGAGATTAAATTATTTATGAGTATGAGCAATTATTCTAGGCCTAAAAATTTCAGTGAAGTGCCGACCCATATTCTTATTGTATCTTTTGTTTTACATGAGTTAAAAGTTGCTTTTAAAATGGGTATTTTGATATTTTTGCCATTCATAGTAATAGATATTATTGTATCTGTAGTCTTAATGGCAATGGGAATGATAATGTTGCCACCTGTGATGATATCTTTGCCATTTAAACTTATTCTTTTTGTAATGGTAGATGGTTGGACTTTGATTACTAGTGGGCTTGTGAAAAGCTTCATGTGA
- a CDS encoding flagellar biosynthetic protein FliO, with translation MSRLISLKFLFLIFLSFFSESLFAQESNFDLSSSASSLENEVDLPVFGDDDKADLNNKDIQNSISLFNITDLVTIFLFFLFFFVCIFLLKKIILNYKKTKNNDKSNLIRELAFYEIDNKNSIRIISILGNVYVFLISSNSAILLREIKRDEDLDNLEFELEKANSRSNINSFKSILNKLLHKDKKNEFLLDRSECAELEHDIENSLKSKQDRLKKF, from the coding sequence ATGAGTAGGTTAATTTCACTTAAGTTTTTGTTTCTAATTTTTTTAAGTTTTTTTTCTGAAAGTTTATTTGCGCAGGAAAGTAACTTTGATTTGAGCAGTTCTGCTTCTAGCTTAGAAAATGAGGTTGATTTGCCGGTATTTGGGGATGATGATAAGGCTGATTTGAATAATAAAGATATACAGAATAGTATCTCTCTTTTCAATATTACAGATTTAGTTACTATATTTTTGTTCTTTCTTTTCTTTTTTGTTTGTATTTTCTTGCTTAAAAAAATAATTTTAAATTATAAGAAAACAAAAAATAATGATAAATCAAATCTTATAAGAGAGCTTGCTTTTTATGAAATAGACAATAAGAATTCTATAAGAATTATCAGTATACTGGGTAATGTTTATGTATTTTTAATATCAAGTAATTCTGCTATTTTGTTAAGAGAAATTAAACGGGATGAAGATCTAGATAATTTAGAGTTTGAACTTGAAAAGGCTAATAGTCGTAGTAATATAAATTCGTTTAAGTCAATTTTAAATAAACTATTGCATAAGGACAAAAAAAATGAATTTTTGCTTGATAGATCAGAATGTGCGGAGTTAGAACATGATATTGAGAATTCTTTAAAGAGTAAGCAGGATAGGTTGAAAAAGTTTTAG
- the fliN gene encoding flagellar motor switch protein FliN — translation MSVDDKSDVGEEKPEIKGVKLPDLIDTLPEGVDPSNFGLLMDVSMQVTVELGRTERKIKDILGMSEGTIITLDKLAGEPVDILVNGKVVAKGEVVVIDENFGVRITEIIKIRNE, via the coding sequence ATGTCTGTAGATGATAAAAGTGATGTTGGTGAAGAGAAGCCTGAGATAAAAGGTGTTAAGCTTCCTGATTTAATTGATACTTTGCCTGAAGGTGTTGATCCTAGTAATTTTGGTCTTTTGATGGATGTTTCTATGCAGGTTACTGTTGAACTTGGTAGGACTGAGCGTAAAATAAAAGATATACTTGGGATGTCTGAGGGAACAATTATTACACTTGATAAACTTGCTGGTGAGCCAGTGGATATTTTGGTAAATGGCAAAGTGGTAGCTAAAGGAGAGGTTGTTGTAATTGATGAGAATTTTGGTGTTAGAATTACTGAAATAATTAAAATTAGAAATGAGTAG
- the fliM gene encoding flagellar motor switch protein FliM, whose translation MAGNPGSLSQDDIDSLLESINASDNLSSDDSLSNIISSPMGKKQKIKVYDFKRPDKFSKEQVRTVSSFHEAFARYTTTSLSALLRKMVHVHVASVDQLTYEEFIRSIPNPTTLAIINMDPLKGSAIFEVDPTIAFAIVDRLFGGDGDTIKDKSRDLTEIEQSVMESVIIRILANMREAWSQVVDLRPRFGHIEVNPQFAQIVPPTEMVILVTLEVKIGKVEGLMNFCLPYITIEPIVSKLSTRYWHSLIGVGTTSENLDVLREKLENTDMLLVAEIGEVKLKVREILSLEKGDVLNLENSPIDKDLILRVGTKEKFKCRMGLVGNKVAVQITEKVGEIEGFDLLKELTEEVE comes from the coding sequence ATGGCAGGTAATCCAGGATCATTATCTCAAGATGATATAGACAGTCTTTTGGAATCTATTAATGCATCTGATAACTTATCATCAGATGATTCTCTTTCTAATATCATATCTAGTCCTATGGGTAAGAAGCAGAAAATTAAAGTTTATGATTTTAAAAGACCGGATAAATTCTCAAAAGAACAGGTAAGGACAGTATCAAGTTTTCATGAAGCATTTGCAAGGTATACTACTACTTCACTCTCAGCACTTTTAAGGAAGATGGTTCATGTACATGTGGCTTCAGTTGATCAGTTAACTTATGAAGAATTTATTAGATCTATCCCAAATCCTACTACTTTAGCAATAATTAACATGGATCCTCTTAAGGGTTCTGCTATATTTGAGGTTGATCCAACTATTGCATTTGCAATAGTCGATAGGCTATTTGGAGGAGATGGGGATACTATTAAGGATAAGAGTAGAGATTTAACAGAAATAGAACAATCTGTGATGGAAAGTGTTATTATCCGTATACTTGCTAATATGAGAGAAGCTTGGTCTCAAGTAGTCGATCTTCGGCCTCGTTTTGGGCATATAGAGGTTAATCCTCAGTTTGCTCAGATAGTTCCTCCTACAGAAATGGTTATTTTAGTAACTCTTGAAGTTAAAATAGGTAAAGTTGAAGGGCTTATGAATTTTTGTTTGCCTTATATTACGATAGAACCTATTGTTTCTAAGCTTTCAACAAGGTATTGGCATTCTTTGATTGGTGTGGGGACTACTAGTGAGAATCTTGATGTACTCAGGGAAAAGCTTGAAAATACAGATATGCTTTTAGTAGCTGAAATCGGAGAGGTGAAATTAAAGGTTAGAGAAATATTATCCTTAGAAAAGGGGGATGTACTTAATCTTGAGAATTCCCCAATAGATAAGGACTTAATTTTAAGGGTAGGGACTAAAGAAAAATTTAAGTGTAGGATGGGTCTTGTTGGAAATAAGGTTGCGGTTCAAATTACAGAAAAAGTAGGTGAGATAGAAGGTTTTGATTTGTTAAAGGAGCTAACAGAAGAAGTTGAGTAA
- the fliL gene encoding flagellar basal body-associated protein FliL → MSDKDDGNIDVGGSDNRRTGLLPDVIIKVLQILSIGLFTVVIMIIVSYFVSKMVVSQSGAPNNFPIFSNEYLGKPPMLIWYESIDEIRGTTQDTPPKTFVIKLALGYAENNVNILSELGRQKVRLKDIIREYFSQRTGQEIKNESQIKAEIKARINSILRNGEIKEIALTQIDIFDM, encoded by the coding sequence ATGTCTGATAAAGATGATGGTAATATTGATGTAGGTGGTTCTGATAATAGGAGAACTGGCTTGCTACCTGATGTTATAATAAAAGTTTTGCAAATATTATCAATAGGTTTGTTTACCGTTGTCATCATGATAATAGTTTCTTATTTTGTTTCTAAGATGGTAGTAAGTCAAAGTGGGGCACCTAATAATTTTCCAATTTTTTCTAATGAATATTTGGGGAAACCCCCTATGCTTATATGGTATGAAAGTATAGATGAAATTAGGGGCACTACTCAAGATACTCCCCCAAAGACTTTTGTCATAAAACTTGCATTAGGTTATGCTGAGAATAATGTAAATATTTTGAGTGAGCTTGGAAGACAGAAAGTACGGTTAAAAGATATTATTAGAGAGTATTTTAGTCAAAGAACAGGACAGGAAATAAAAAATGAAAGTCAGATTAAAGCAGAGATTAAGGCTAGGATTAATAGTATTCTTAGAAATGGTGAGATAAAAGAGATAGCATTGACGCAAATTGATATTTTTGATATGTGA
- the motB gene encoding flagellar motor protein MotB — protein sequence MALRIKKRRSKCEEGAPDYMLTYGDMVTLLLVFFVTMFSLNDIIVKENILKIVSASFTGSGFFKGGKTLDINKLSYLSNSFMSLPSSQKNKQASQASKNKSIIEFIEKIQSNRVIVRQHEQGVIVSLLADAFFDSASAEVKLDDNRETIQKIASFIGFLDNQGYNFKIEGHTDSVDVDINGIWKSNWQLSSARAVNMLEQILNYTDQSKIKSIESKFEVSGFASSRPVATDNTPEGRAYNRRIDILITSDASLSSTKGINQ from the coding sequence ATGGCGTTGAGAATTAAAAAGAGGCGTTCAAAATGTGAAGAAGGCGCTCCTGATTATATGTTAACATATGGAGACATGGTTACTTTGTTGCTTGTTTTTTTTGTTACTATGTTTTCATTAAATGATATTATTGTCAAAGAAAATATATTAAAAATAGTGTCAGCTTCATTTACAGGTTCCGGATTTTTTAAGGGTGGTAAGACCTTAGATATTAATAAGCTTTCGTATTTGAGTAATAGTTTTATGTCTTTGCCTTCTTCTCAGAAGAATAAGCAAGCTTCTCAGGCGTCTAAAAATAAGTCTATTATTGAGTTTATTGAGAAAATTCAGTCTAATAGGGTTATTGTTAGGCAGCATGAACAGGGTGTTATTGTATCTCTTTTAGCCGATGCTTTTTTTGATTCAGCTAGTGCTGAGGTTAAACTTGATGATAATAGAGAAACTATACAAAAGATAGCTTCTTTTATTGGGTTTTTAGATAATCAAGGATATAATTTTAAAATCGAAGGACATACAGATAGTGTTGATGTTGATATAAATGGAATTTGGAAAAGCAACTGGCAGCTTTCATCAGCAAGAGCAGTAAATATGTTAGAGCAGATTTTGAATTACACTGATCAGTCTAAAATAAAGAGCATTGAAAGTAAATTTGAGGTGTCTGGATTTGCAAGTAGCCGGCCGGTTGCTACAGACAATACCCCTGAAGGTAGGGCTTATAATAGAAGAATAGATATTTTGATTACTAGTGATGCTTCTTTGAGTTCTACTAAAGGTATTAATCAATAA
- a CDS encoding motility protein A: MNLASIIGWGVGFGAILISMAFTPTGLGVFWDLSSVFITVVGSFSALVASSEIPTVKKIPTYLGFFFKKSYFGKVSIIKTLVELSEKARKEGLLSLDDELDQINDPFFKSGMRLVVDGADPEIIRTMLYLELDQMQERHKVGSNLFGTWAKLAPAFGMTGTLIGLIALLGNLEDRSALGSSMAVALITTLYGTIMANLMLLPIQIKLETIDLEETSIKTMIVEGILSIQAGDNPRILEQKLVTFLTPKDRSQLGSGILGGE, encoded by the coding sequence ATGAATTTGGCTAGTATAATTGGATGGGGAGTTGGATTTGGTGCTATTTTGATTTCTATGGCATTTACTCCTACAGGATTAGGAGTTTTTTGGGATTTGAGCTCTGTGTTTATTACAGTTGTTGGTTCTTTTTCTGCACTTGTGGCTTCTTCAGAGATTCCCACTGTTAAGAAAATTCCTACATATTTAGGATTTTTCTTTAAAAAAAGTTATTTTGGTAAGGTTTCTATTATAAAAACTTTAGTGGAGCTTTCAGAAAAAGCTAGAAAAGAAGGGCTTTTATCTCTTGATGATGAACTTGATCAAATCAATGATCCCTTTTTTAAGTCTGGAATGAGACTTGTCGTTGATGGTGCTGATCCTGAGATCATTAGGACTATGCTTTATCTTGAACTTGACCAAATGCAAGAAAGACACAAAGTAGGTTCTAATCTTTTTGGAACTTGGGCAAAGCTTGCTCCTGCTTTTGGAATGACAGGTACACTTATTGGACTTATAGCTCTTCTTGGAAATTTGGAAGACAGGTCAGCTCTTGGTTCTTCTATGGCTGTTGCTCTTATTACAACTCTTTATGGTACAATAATGGCGAACTTAATGTTGCTTCCTATTCAAATTAAATTAGAAACTATAGATCTTGAGGAGACGTCAATTAAAACGATGATAGTCGAGGGTATTTTATCAATTCAGGCAGGGGATAACCCTAGGATTTTGGAACAAAAATTAGTAACATTTTTAACTCCTAAAGATAGGAGTCAGCTTGGAAGTGGTATTCTTGGGGGCGAATGA
- a CDS encoding flagellar FlbD family protein — translation MIYVTKLNGDGYYLNPCHIESIEANPDTTILLMNGKKLVVKESVVEVVERIKIYRGEVALLNRITQENKGVGL, via the coding sequence ATGATTTATGTAACTAAGCTTAATGGCGATGGATATTATTTAAATCCTTGTCATATTGAGAGTATTGAGGCTAATCCTGATACTACGATTCTTCTTATGAATGGTAAAAAATTAGTTGTAAAAGAAAGTGTAGTAGAGGTGGTAGAAAGGATCAAGATATATAGGGGAGAGGTTGCTTTGTTGAACAGAATTACACAAGAGAATAAGGGAGTTGGGTTATGA
- the flgE gene encoding flagellar hook protein FlgE — protein MMRSLYSGVSGLQNHQTRMDVVGNNIANVNTIGFKKGRVNFQDIISQSISGASRPADGRGGVNPKQVGLGMNVATIDTIHTQGAFQSTQKASDLGISGNGFFILRDGNNSFYTRAGTFDVDSDRHLVNPANGMRIQGWMAKSIGGEQVINTSADIEDLVISIGNKEAAKATEHITFACNLDKRLPIISEGASEVDIARGTWVVNKTVYDSFGNTNVVELRVVKDAITPNTWNATVLVNGEANSSFTMGFNNEGALLSLNGQPGQLGDLLEFPIVFNVMNANAEEVGAQQTINLRLGNVGSYTDSITQFADTSTTKAIIQDGYGMGYMENYEIDQNGVITGIYSNGIRRDIGKIALASFVNPGGLAKVGDTNFSETSNSGQAKIGETGLAGLGTIRAGVLEMANVDLAEQFTDMIVTQRGFQANAKTITTSDQLLQELVRLKN, from the coding sequence AGATCTTTATATTCTGGTGTTTCTGGTCTTCAGAATCATCAAACAAGGATGGATGTTGTTGGTAATAATATTGCAAATGTGAATACTATTGGATTTAAGAAAGGAAGAGTTAATTTTCAAGATATTATATCTCAAAGTATTTCGGGGGCATCTCGTCCTGCTGATGGGCGTGGAGGTGTTAATCCAAAGCAGGTTGGTCTTGGAATGAATGTTGCTACTATTGATACTATTCATACTCAAGGAGCATTTCAAAGTACTCAGAAAGCTTCTGACCTTGGAATTAGTGGTAATGGTTTTTTTATCTTAAGAGATGGCAATAATTCTTTTTATACAAGGGCTGGTACATTTGATGTTGATTCCGATAGGCATCTTGTAAATCCTGCAAATGGTATGAGGATTCAAGGTTGGATGGCAAAATCTATTGGAGGAGAACAGGTTATTAATACATCTGCTGATATTGAAGATTTAGTTATTTCTATTGGAAATAAAGAAGCTGCTAAGGCTACTGAACACATTACTTTTGCTTGCAATCTTGATAAGAGATTGCCCATAATTTCAGAAGGTGCAAGCGAAGTGGATATTGCTCGTGGTACTTGGGTTGTTAATAAGACTGTTTACGATAGTTTTGGAAATACTAATGTTGTTGAACTTAGAGTTGTAAAGGATGCAATTACTCCTAATACATGGAACGCTACAGTTTTAGTAAATGGAGAGGCAAATTCTAGTTTTACGATGGGCTTTAATAATGAAGGGGCATTACTTTCTTTAAATGGTCAACCAGGTCAGCTAGGTGATTTATTAGAGTTTCCTATAGTTTTTAATGTTATGAATGCTAATGCTGAAGAAGTTGGCGCTCAACAAACTATTAATCTTAGACTTGGGAATGTTGGTAGCTATACTGATTCAATTACTCAATTTGCTGATACAAGTACTACAAAGGCTATTATTCAGGATGGCTATGGTATGGGATATATGGAAAACTATGAAATCGATCAAAATGGGGTAATAACAGGAATTTATTCAAATGGTATTAGACGAGATATTGGAAAGATCGCTCTTGCCTCATTTGTTAATCCTGGGGGGCTTGCAAAAGTAGGTGATACTAATTTTAGTGAAACAAGTAATTCAGGTCAGGCTAAAATAGGTGAAACTGGTTTAGCAGGTCTTGGTACTATTAGGGCAGGAGTTTTAGAAATGGCTAACGTTGATCTTGCTGAACAATTTACAGACATGATAGTGACTCAAAGAGGTTTTCAGGCTAATGCTAAGACTATAACAACTTCGGATCAGTTATTACAAGAGCTTGTGAGACTTAAGAATTAA